Proteins encoded together in one Nocardioides marinisabuli window:
- a CDS encoding saccharopine dehydrogenase family protein, protein MRILLVGAGGVGSAFCAIAARRDFFETVVVTDYSLERAERAAATDARYVAAQLDASSAEAVAALCREHAITHVMNAVDPVFDMPVFEGAFAAGADYLDMAMSLSRPHPESPYEKTGVKLGDEQLAVAGEWEAAGRLALVGIGVEPGLSDVLARYAADHLFSEIDELGTRDGANLVVTDEDGDEVFAPSFSMWTTIEECLNPPVVWEDGAWHTTAPFSEPEVFDFPEGIGPVECVNVEHEEVLLMPRWIECRRATFKYGLGEEMIGILKVLHQLGLDSTEPVRVKAASGGHCEVSPRDVVAAVLPDPAGIGPRMTGKTCAGVWVTGRGTDGEPRSTYLYHVVDNEWTMREYGHQCVVWQTAVNPVVALELLATGVWKGAGVLGPEAFDAVPFLDLLSAYGSPWGIREM, encoded by the coding sequence ATGAGGATCCTGCTCGTCGGGGCCGGCGGCGTCGGCTCGGCCTTCTGCGCGATCGCGGCACGCCGCGACTTCTTCGAGACCGTCGTGGTCACCGACTACTCCCTCGAGCGCGCCGAGCGGGCCGCGGCGACCGACGCCCGGTACGTCGCCGCGCAGCTCGACGCCTCCTCGGCCGAGGCCGTCGCCGCGCTGTGCCGCGAGCACGCGATCACGCACGTGATGAACGCGGTCGACCCGGTCTTCGACATGCCGGTCTTCGAGGGCGCGTTCGCCGCGGGGGCCGACTACCTCGACATGGCGATGTCGCTCTCGCGCCCGCACCCGGAGTCGCCGTACGAGAAGACGGGCGTGAAGCTCGGCGACGAGCAGCTCGCGGTGGCCGGTGAGTGGGAGGCGGCGGGCCGCCTGGCCCTGGTGGGCATCGGCGTCGAGCCGGGCCTCTCCGACGTCCTCGCCAGGTACGCCGCCGACCACCTCTTCAGCGAGATCGACGAGCTCGGCACCCGCGACGGAGCCAACCTCGTGGTCACCGACGAGGACGGCGACGAGGTCTTCGCGCCGTCGTTCTCGATGTGGACCACGATCGAGGAGTGCCTCAACCCGCCGGTGGTGTGGGAGGACGGCGCCTGGCACACCACTGCGCCCTTCAGCGAGCCGGAGGTCTTCGACTTCCCCGAGGGCATCGGCCCGGTCGAGTGCGTCAACGTCGAGCACGAGGAGGTGCTGCTGATGCCGCGCTGGATCGAGTGCCGGCGCGCGACCTTCAAGTACGGCCTCGGCGAGGAGATGATCGGCATCCTCAAGGTGCTGCACCAGCTCGGCCTGGACTCCACCGAACCCGTGCGGGTCAAGGCCGCCTCCGGCGGGCACTGCGAGGTGAGCCCGCGCGACGTCGTCGCTGCGGTGCTGCCCGACCCCGCGGGCATCGGCCCGAGGATGACCGGCAAGACCTGCGCGGGGGTGTGGGTCACCGGGCGCGGCACGGACGGCGAGCCGCGCTCGACGTACCTCTACCACGTGGTCGACAACGAGTGGACGATGCGCGAGTACGGCCACCAGTGCGTGGTCTGGCAGACCGCGGTCAACCCCGTGGTCGCCCTCGAGCTGCTGGCCACCGGGGTGTGGAAGGGCGCGGGCGTGCTGGGCCCCGAGGCCTTCGACGCGGTGCCGTTCCTCGACCTGCTGAGCGCCTACGGGAGCCCGTGGGGGATCAGGGAGATGTGA
- a CDS encoding N-acyl-D-amino-acid deacylase family protein encodes MTDFPMYDAIVRGGRWFDGTGAPSAVRHLGIRGGVVVTVSEEPLDETGCPEVVDAAGRWVLPGMVDIHTHYDVEVLDDPHLPESLRHGVTTILLGSCSLSTVHVDPVDAGDLFGRVEAIPRRHVIRSVGAAKDWSSAEEYVAALEARPLGPNLAAFIGHSDIRTATMGLDRATRPEVRPTRLEQARMERMLDEALDAGFVGMSAQQLLFDKLDGDTCRSRTLPSTYARGREMRGLREILRRRGRALQAGPDASHPHTILLQALHSIGWGRGATGRAPLKTSLLSAADIKAIPFIIHLMRGLSGAVNRAGADFRWQHLPVPFEVYADGIDLVIFEEFGSGAAALHLAEEVARNELLRDEDYRRRFRKDYDSRYGPRVWHRDFFDAEIVACPDASVVGKSFGQVGVERGGLHPVDAFLDLVLEHGTAIRWRTTISNHRPKVLRRMAQSPGVQMGFSDAGAHLRNMAFYNFGLRLLKHVRDADRAGRPFLTPEQAVHRLTGELADWYGVDAGHLRVGNRADLLVLDPTRLDASLEEYAEAPVEQYDGLSRMVNRNDATVPLVMVGGRVVFRDGAPTHVLGRQRTGRFLRAGRTDRAALPTDAPQPPVGSAPASATPLLTSP; translated from the coding sequence ATGACGGACTTCCCGATGTACGACGCCATCGTCCGTGGCGGTCGCTGGTTCGACGGCACCGGCGCCCCCTCGGCGGTGCGCCACCTCGGCATCCGCGGCGGCGTCGTGGTCACGGTCAGCGAGGAGCCGCTCGACGAGACGGGCTGTCCCGAGGTCGTCGACGCCGCGGGGCGCTGGGTGCTGCCAGGGATGGTCGACATCCATACCCACTACGACGTCGAGGTGCTCGACGACCCGCACCTGCCCGAGTCGCTGCGCCACGGGGTCACCACGATCCTCCTCGGCTCCTGCTCGCTCTCCACCGTCCACGTCGACCCCGTCGACGCCGGCGACCTCTTCGGCCGGGTCGAGGCCATCCCCCGGCGCCACGTGATCCGCTCGGTCGGCGCGGCCAAGGACTGGTCGAGCGCCGAGGAGTACGTCGCCGCGCTCGAGGCCCGCCCCCTGGGGCCCAACCTCGCCGCCTTCATCGGCCACTCCGACATCCGCACCGCCACGATGGGGCTGGACCGCGCCACCCGCCCCGAGGTGCGCCCCACCCGGCTCGAGCAGGCCCGGATGGAGCGGATGCTCGACGAGGCGCTCGACGCCGGCTTCGTGGGCATGTCGGCGCAGCAGCTGCTCTTCGACAAGCTCGACGGCGACACCTGCCGCTCGCGCACGCTGCCCTCGACGTACGCCCGGGGCCGCGAGATGCGCGGGCTGCGCGAGATCCTGCGCCGCCGCGGGCGCGCCCTGCAGGCCGGGCCCGACGCCTCGCACCCGCACACGATCCTGCTGCAGGCGCTGCACTCGATCGGCTGGGGCCGTGGCGCGACCGGCCGGGCGCCGCTCAAGACCAGCCTGCTCTCGGCCGCCGACATCAAGGCGATCCCCTTCATCATCCACCTGATGCGTGGGCTGTCGGGTGCGGTCAACCGGGCCGGCGCCGACTTCCGCTGGCAGCACCTGCCGGTGCCGTTCGAGGTGTACGCCGACGGCATCGACCTGGTGATCTTCGAGGAGTTCGGCTCCGGCGCCGCGGCGCTGCACCTGGCCGAGGAGGTCGCGCGCAACGAGCTGCTGCGCGACGAGGACTACCGCCGCCGCTTCCGCAAGGACTACGACTCCAGGTACGGCCCGCGGGTCTGGCACCGCGACTTCTTCGACGCCGAGATCGTGGCCTGCCCCGACGCCTCGGTGGTCGGGAAGTCGTTCGGCCAGGTCGGCGTCGAGCGCGGCGGGCTCCACCCCGTCGACGCGTTCCTCGACCTGGTGCTCGAGCACGGCACCGCGATCCGCTGGCGCACCACCATCTCCAACCACCGCCCGAAGGTGCTGCGCCGGATGGCGCAGTCGCCAGGGGTGCAGATGGGCTTCTCCGACGCCGGCGCCCACCTGCGCAACATGGCCTTCTACAACTTCGGGCTGCGCCTGCTCAAGCACGTGCGCGACGCCGACCGCGCCGGCCGGCCGTTCCTGACCCCCGAGCAGGCCGTGCACCGCCTGACCGGCGAGCTCGCTGACTGGTACGGCGTCGACGCCGGCCACCTGCGCGTCGGCAACCGGGCCGACCTGCTGGTGCTCGACCCCACGCGTCTCGACGCCTCGCTCGAGGAGTACGCCGAGGCGCCGGTCGAGCAGTACGACGGCCTGTCGCGCATGGTCAACCGCAACGACGCGACGGTGCCGCTGGTGATGGTGGGCGGCCGGGTGGTCTTCCGTGACGGGGCGCCGACCCACGTCCTGGGTCGCCAGCGCACGGGCCGCTTCCTGCGCGCCGGGCGCACCGACAGGGCCGCGCTCCCGACCGATGCCCCCCAGCCGCCGGTCGGGAGCGCTCCTGCGAGCGCCACACCCCTGCTCACATCTCCCTGA
- the gabT gene encoding 4-aminobutyrate--2-oxoglutarate transaminase, producing the protein MNSTPSAGGPSLPQVRRLVTEIPGPLSLKHLERKKSFVADGVGTALPVFVTAAGGGVLVDVDGNSLIDLGSGIAVTSVGNAAPAVVRNVHAQVDAFTHTCFMVTPYEGYVDVCEALARLTPGEHAKKSALFNSGAEAVENAVKIARVATGKDAVVVFDHAYHGRTNLTMAMTAKNMPYKHGFGPFAGEVYRAPVSYPLRDGLSGPEAAARAIDVIDKQVGATNLACVVIEPVLGEGGFVVPAPGFLPALREWCTAHDVLLVADEIQSGFCRTGDWFACDDEGVVPDLVTSAKGIAGGLPLAAVTGRAELMDAVHAGGLGGTYGGNPIACAAALGAIEEMERGDLATRAREIEALVRRRLEALAADHPVVAEVRGRGAMMAIELCEPGTTTPDAARAAAASAYCHAHGVVTLTCGTWGNVFRFLPPLTISDELLEEAFDVVAEAFAATA; encoded by the coding sequence ATGAACAGCACACCGTCCGCCGGAGGGCCATCGCTGCCGCAGGTCCGCCGCCTCGTCACCGAGATCCCCGGACCTCTTTCGCTCAAACACCTCGAGCGCAAGAAGTCCTTCGTCGCCGACGGTGTCGGCACCGCCCTGCCGGTCTTCGTGACCGCCGCCGGTGGGGGCGTGCTCGTCGACGTCGACGGCAACTCGCTGATCGACCTCGGCTCCGGCATCGCGGTCACCTCGGTCGGCAACGCCGCCCCGGCCGTGGTGCGCAACGTGCACGCGCAGGTCGACGCCTTCACCCACACCTGCTTCATGGTCACGCCCTACGAGGGGTACGTCGACGTCTGCGAGGCGCTGGCCCGGCTCACCCCCGGCGAGCACGCCAAGAAGTCGGCGCTGTTCAACTCGGGCGCCGAGGCGGTCGAGAACGCGGTCAAGATCGCCCGCGTCGCGACCGGCAAGGATGCCGTGGTCGTCTTCGACCACGCCTACCACGGGCGCACCAACCTCACGATGGCGATGACGGCCAAGAACATGCCCTACAAGCACGGCTTCGGGCCGTTCGCCGGCGAGGTCTACCGCGCACCGGTCTCCTACCCGCTGCGTGACGGGCTGTCGGGCCCCGAGGCCGCCGCCCGGGCCATCGACGTGATCGACAAGCAGGTCGGTGCGACCAACCTGGCCTGCGTGGTCATCGAGCCGGTGCTCGGCGAGGGCGGCTTCGTGGTGCCCGCCCCGGGCTTCCTGCCGGCGCTGCGCGAGTGGTGCACGGCCCACGACGTGCTGCTGGTCGCCGACGAGATCCAGTCGGGCTTCTGCCGCACCGGCGACTGGTTCGCCTGCGACGACGAGGGCGTCGTGCCCGACCTGGTCACCAGCGCCAAGGGCATCGCCGGCGGCCTGCCGCTGGCCGCGGTCACCGGCCGCGCCGAGCTGATGGACGCCGTGCACGCCGGTGGTCTCGGCGGCACCTACGGCGGCAACCCGATCGCCTGCGCGGCGGCGCTGGGCGCCATCGAGGAGATGGAGCGCGGCGACCTCGCCACCCGGGCCCGCGAGATCGAGGCGCTGGTGCGTCGCCGGCTCGAGGCGCTCGCCGCCGACCACCCGGTCGTCGCCGAGGTGCGCGGGCGCGGCGCGATGATGGCGATCGAGCTGTGCGAGCCGGGCACCACCACTCCCGACGCCGCGCGCGCCGCGGCAGCGTCGGCGTACTGCCACGCGCACGGGGTGGTCACCCTGACCTGCGGCACCTGGGGCAACGTCTTCCGCTTCCTGCCGCCGCTCACGATCTCCGACGAGCTGCTCGAGGAGGCCTTCGACGTGGTCGCGGAGGCGTTCGCCGCCACCGCGTGA
- the dxr gene encoding 1-deoxy-D-xylulose-5-phosphate reductoisomerase has protein sequence MSQSAAQRRDVVILGSTGSIGTQALDIVRANPDRFRVVGMSAGGSQPELFEQQVAELAPAYSGLGEEASVEAASMECDVVLNGITGAVGLRPTLAALEAGTTLALANKESLIMAGPLVLERARPGQIVPVDSEHSAIAQCLRGGAPDEVRRLVLTASGGPFRGRTREQLGDVRVEDALAHPTWSMGPVVTINSATLVNKGLEVIEAHLLFGIGFDRIEVVVHPTSVVHSMVEFVDGSTLVQASPPTMHIPIALGLAWPDRVPDAAPAVDWSRPETWEFHPLDDEAFPAVALAREAGERGGTAPCVYNAANEVCVQAFRDGRLPFVRIVEMVQAVVRAHDVGSTQHLTLDDVLAADAWAREAAADLIRQGSPA, from the coding sequence GTGAGCCAGTCAGCAGCGCAGCGTCGCGACGTCGTCATCCTCGGGTCGACCGGGTCGATCGGCACCCAGGCCCTCGACATCGTGCGGGCCAACCCCGACCGGTTCCGGGTGGTGGGGATGAGCGCCGGCGGCTCGCAGCCCGAGCTGTTCGAGCAGCAGGTCGCCGAGCTCGCGCCGGCGTACTCCGGTCTGGGGGAGGAGGCCTCGGTCGAGGCCGCCTCCATGGAGTGCGACGTCGTGCTCAACGGCATCACCGGCGCCGTGGGCCTGCGCCCCACGCTCGCCGCGCTCGAGGCCGGCACCACCCTGGCGCTGGCCAACAAGGAGTCGCTGATCATGGCCGGCCCGCTGGTGCTCGAGCGCGCCCGGCCCGGCCAGATCGTGCCCGTCGACTCCGAGCACTCCGCGATCGCCCAGTGCCTGCGCGGCGGGGCGCCCGACGAGGTGCGCAGGCTGGTGCTGACCGCCAGCGGCGGCCCGTTCCGCGGACGCACCCGTGAGCAGCTGGGCGACGTACGCGTCGAGGACGCGCTGGCGCACCCGACCTGGTCGATGGGGCCCGTGGTGACCATCAACTCGGCGACCCTGGTCAACAAGGGGCTCGAGGTGATCGAGGCGCACCTGCTCTTCGGAATCGGCTTCGACCGGATCGAGGTCGTGGTGCACCCCACGAGCGTCGTGCACTCGATGGTCGAGTTCGTCGACGGCTCGACGCTGGTGCAGGCCAGCCCGCCGACCATGCACATCCCGATCGCGCTGGGCCTGGCGTGGCCCGACCGGGTGCCCGACGCCGCGCCCGCCGTCGACTGGAGCCGGCCCGAGACCTGGGAGTTCCACCCGCTCGACGACGAGGCGTTCCCGGCGGTCGCGCTGGCCCGCGAGGCGGGGGAGCGCGGCGGCACCGCTCCGTGCGTCTACAACGCCGCCAACGAGGTGTGCGTGCAGGCCTTCCGCGACGGCCGGCTGCCGTTCGTGCGGATCGTCGAGATGGTGCAGGCGGTGGTGCGGGCCCACGACGTAGGCTCGACGCAGCACCTCACCCTCGACGACGTGCTCGCGGCCGACGCCTGGGCGCGCGAGGCGGCCGCCGACCTGATCCGGCAAGGAAGCCCCGCATGA
- a CDS encoding M50 family metallopeptidase, translated as MTALLYLLGVVLFVGAILVSIGLHELGHMIPAKKFGGKVTQYFIGFGPTVWSRQVGETEYGVKAIPLGGYVKIVGMLPPGAEQLGETVVDADGNTATMVRKSNTGMFTQLISDARAAEWELVQHEDEDRLFYKMASWKKIVVMAGGPSVNILIAFLLFLGIYATYGQRTIEPDAGAPVIDSVSVCVIPYEEGARECEPSDPRSPAYEAGLRPGDTVTSFNGVSVTGWDQLRTLIRDNAGGEAVIGYERDGEQLSGTTSTTVQARPTSETDVTLTQVGFLGVTPTSHLEVVRGGPIFTLQQMGEMAKDTVTALVTLPVKVFDVAKAIVGLEERAADSPISIVGGGRIAGEVTSAESFPLMEKSVFLLSLIAGFNFFIGVFNFVPLLPLDGGHIASAAWEWIRRGWARLRRRPDPGYVDAAKLLPVAYVVASALLVMGVVLIVADLVVPMSLGIQ; from the coding sequence ATGACCGCCCTGCTCTACCTCCTCGGCGTGGTCCTCTTCGTCGGCGCGATCCTGGTCTCGATCGGGCTCCACGAGCTGGGCCACATGATCCCGGCCAAGAAGTTCGGCGGGAAGGTCACCCAGTACTTCATCGGCTTCGGCCCGACCGTGTGGAGCAGGCAGGTCGGCGAGACCGAGTACGGCGTCAAGGCGATCCCGCTCGGCGGCTACGTCAAGATCGTCGGCATGCTGCCGCCCGGGGCCGAGCAGCTCGGGGAGACCGTCGTCGACGCCGACGGCAACACCGCCACGATGGTGCGCAAGTCCAACACCGGCATGTTCACCCAGCTCATCTCGGATGCCCGCGCGGCCGAGTGGGAGCTGGTGCAGCACGAGGACGAGGACCGGCTCTTCTACAAGATGGCCTCGTGGAAGAAGATCGTGGTGATGGCCGGCGGGCCGTCGGTCAACATCCTCATCGCCTTCCTGCTCTTCCTCGGCATCTACGCCACCTACGGCCAGCGCACCATCGAGCCGGACGCCGGCGCGCCGGTCATCGACTCGGTGTCGGTCTGCGTCATCCCCTACGAGGAGGGCGCGCGCGAGTGCGAGCCCAGCGACCCGCGCAGCCCGGCGTACGAGGCGGGGCTGCGGCCCGGTGACACCGTCACCTCGTTCAACGGGGTCAGCGTCACCGGGTGGGACCAGCTGCGCACGCTGATCCGCGACAACGCCGGCGGCGAGGCCGTCATCGGCTACGAGCGCGACGGCGAGCAGCTCAGCGGCACCACCTCGACCACGGTGCAGGCGCGGCCCACCTCCGAGACCGACGTGACGCTGACCCAGGTCGGCTTCCTCGGGGTCACCCCCACCTCGCACCTCGAGGTGGTGCGCGGCGGGCCGATCTTCACGCTCCAGCAGATGGGCGAGATGGCCAAGGACACCGTCACCGCGCTGGTGACGCTGCCGGTCAAGGTCTTCGACGTCGCCAAGGCCATCGTGGGCCTGGAGGAGCGCGCCGCCGACAGCCCGATCTCGATCGTCGGTGGCGGCCGGATCGCCGGCGAGGTCACCTCCGCCGAGTCGTTCCCGCTCATGGAGAAGTCGGTCTTCCTGCTCTCGCTGATCGCCGGCTTCAACTTCTTCATCGGCGTCTTCAACTTCGTGCCGCTGCTGCCCCTCGACGGCGGCCACATCGCCAGCGCCGCCTGGGAGTGGATCCGCCGAGGCTGGGCCCGGCTGCGCCGCCGCCCCGACCCCGGCTACGTCGACGCCGCCAAGCTGCTGCCCGTCGCCTACGTCGTGGCCTCCGCCCTGCTGGTGATGGGCGTCGTGCTGATCGTCGCCGACCTCGTCGTCCCGATGAGCCTCGGCATCCAGTAG
- the ispG gene encoding flavodoxin-dependent (E)-4-hydroxy-3-methylbut-2-enyl-diphosphate synthase has protein sequence MTEINLGMPAAPPPVLAPRRQTRQIQVGKVGVGSDHPISVQSMTTTLTSDINATLQQIAELTASGCDIVRVACPSQDDADALPAIAQKSQIPVIADIHFQPKYVYAAIEAGCAAVRVNPGNIRKFDDQVKEIAKAAQDHGTSIRIGVNAGSLDKRLLEKYGKATPEALVESAKWEAGLFEEHGFRDFKISVKHNDPVVMVRAYEMLAAEGDWPLHLGVTEAGPAFQGTIKSSVAFGHLLSQGIGDTIRVSLSAPPVEEVKVGLQILESLNLKPRRLEIVSCPSCGRAQVDVYKLADEVTAGLEGLEVPLRVAVMGCVVNGPGEAREADLGVASGNGKGQIFVKGEVIKTVPESKIVETLIEEAMRIAEGMESVDGSSAEISVG, from the coding sequence ATGACCGAGATCAACCTGGGCATGCCCGCTGCGCCTCCGCCGGTGCTGGCCCCGCGCCGCCAGACCCGCCAGATCCAGGTCGGGAAGGTGGGGGTGGGCAGCGACCACCCGATCTCGGTGCAGTCGATGACCACGACGCTGACCTCCGACATCAACGCGACGCTGCAGCAGATCGCCGAGCTGACCGCGAGCGGCTGCGACATCGTGCGGGTGGCCTGCCCCAGCCAGGACGACGCCGACGCGCTGCCGGCGATCGCGCAGAAGAGCCAGATCCCGGTCATCGCCGACATCCACTTCCAGCCCAAGTACGTCTACGCCGCTATCGAGGCGGGCTGCGCGGCGGTGCGGGTCAACCCCGGCAACATCCGCAAGTTCGACGACCAGGTCAAGGAGATCGCCAAGGCGGCCCAGGACCACGGCACCTCGATCCGCATCGGCGTCAACGCCGGCAGCCTCGACAAGCGCCTGCTGGAGAAGTACGGCAAGGCCACCCCCGAGGCGCTGGTGGAGTCGGCGAAGTGGGAGGCCGGGCTCTTCGAGGAGCACGGCTTCCGCGACTTCAAGATCTCGGTCAAGCACAACGACCCGGTCGTGATGGTGCGGGCCTACGAGATGCTGGCCGCCGAGGGCGACTGGCCGCTGCACCTCGGTGTCACCGAGGCGGGCCCGGCCTTCCAGGGCACCATCAAGTCCTCGGTCGCCTTCGGCCACCTGCTCAGCCAGGGCATCGGCGACACGATCCGGGTCAGCCTCAGCGCCCCGCCGGTCGAGGAGGTCAAGGTCGGCCTGCAGATCCTGGAGTCGCTCAACCTCAAGCCGCGCCGTCTCGAGATCGTCTCGTGCCCCTCGTGCGGGCGCGCCCAGGTCGACGTCTACAAGCTCGCCGACGAGGTGACCGCCGGACTCGAGGGCCTCGAGGTGCCGCTGCGCGTCGCGGTCATGGGTTGCGTCGTCAACGGCCCCGGCGAGGCCCGCGAGGCCGACCTCGGCGTGGCCTCCGGCAACGGCAAGGGCCAGATCTTCGTCAAGGGCGAGGTGATCAAGACCGTGCCCGAGTCGAAGATCGTCGAGACCCTCATCGAGGAGGCCATGCGCATCGCCGAGGGCATGGAGAGCGTCGACGGCTCCTCGGCCGAGATCTCCGTCGGCTGA
- a CDS encoding GNAT family N-acetyltransferase, which translates to MLTTRHGVRALGAADLADFLALSDLDPVVNVFVDHRARSTNLEPRWLGGEVWGRYADGRLVAACHVGANLVPVNATPDDARAFAERALTRSRTVSTIVGPHEAVRAFWQAVSGAWGPPRDTRWRQPHLELSGPPAVAADPRVRRTTREDMELLYPACVAMYTEEVGLSPEAGGGADLYRARVAQLVSRGWSFARFDGGRLVFKAEVACTSPHAAQIQGVWVAPDRRGEGLAVAGMAAVAETVRREVAPTVSLYVNEWNTAARNAYRAVGFTETARFSTVMF; encoded by the coding sequence GTGCTGACCACCCGCCACGGCGTCCGAGCCCTCGGCGCCGCCGACCTGGCGGACTTCCTCGCGCTCAGCGACCTCGACCCGGTGGTCAACGTCTTCGTCGACCACCGCGCCCGCTCCACCAACCTCGAGCCGCGCTGGCTCGGCGGCGAGGTCTGGGGCCGGTACGCCGACGGGAGGCTGGTCGCTGCCTGCCACGTCGGCGCGAACCTGGTGCCGGTCAACGCGACCCCCGACGACGCCCGCGCCTTCGCCGAGCGGGCCCTGACCCGCAGCCGCACGGTCTCCACGATCGTGGGCCCCCACGAAGCGGTCCGGGCCTTCTGGCAGGCGGTCTCGGGGGCCTGGGGCCCGCCGCGCGACACCCGCTGGCGCCAGCCCCACCTGGAGCTGTCGGGCCCGCCGGCGGTCGCCGCCGACCCGCGGGTGCGTCGTACGACCCGCGAGGACATGGAGCTGCTCTACCCCGCGTGCGTGGCGATGTACACCGAGGAGGTGGGGCTCTCGCCCGAGGCCGGGGGAGGGGCCGACCTCTACCGGGCCCGGGTGGCCCAGCTGGTCAGCCGCGGCTGGTCCTTCGCCCGCTTCGACGGCGGCCGGCTGGTCTTCAAGGCCGAGGTCGCCTGTACCTCCCCGCACGCCGCGCAGATCCAGGGCGTCTGGGTCGCCCCGGACCGTCGCGGCGAGGGCCTGGCGGTGGCGGGCATGGCCGCGGTGGCCGAGACGGTGCGCCGCGAGGTCGCCCCGACGGTCTCGCTCTACGTCAACGAGTGGAACACCGCGGCGCGCAACGCCTACCGCGCCGTCGGCTTCACCGAGACCGCCCGGTTCTCGACCGTCATGTTCTGA
- a CDS encoding proline--tRNA ligase yields the protein MTASTRSSARILRMSQLFVRTLRDDPADAEVPSHRLLVRAGYIRRAAPGIYTWLPLGLRVLRNIEAIVREEMDSIGAQELSFPALLPREPYEATGRWTEYGDGIFRLKDRKDADYLLGPTHEEMFTLVVKDLYNSYKDLPLSIYQIQTKYRDEARPRAGLLRGREFTMKDSYSFDVDDAGLDESYQLHRDAYVRIFDRLGFEYVVVKATSGAMGGSRSEEFLAKAEVGEDTYVSCTTCDYAANVEAVEVRAPQPLAYDDAPAAHAEQTPATPTIETLVDHLNAEHPRSDRAWTAADTLKNVLVQLRHPTGEREALAIGVPGDREVDLKRLEGQLEPIEVEPMDEVTLKEHPALVKGYIGPGVLGEESASGIRYLVDPRVVEGTRWVTGADVEGSHVLDLVAGRDFTPDGTIEAADVREGDSCPRCDDGTLQTSRGIEMGHIFQLGRKYAEALDLKVLDENGKLVTVTMGSYGIGVTRAVAAVAEGTLDEIGLSWPRNVAPADVHLVAAGKDESILAAAERIAHELAEAGVEVLYDDRVGKVSPGVKFKDAELIGVPTIVVVGRGLAETGEVEVKDRRSGEKTAVAADHVVSHLVDLVRR from the coding sequence ATGACTGCCTCGACGCGGAGCTCTGCCCGGATCCTGCGGATGTCCCAGCTGTTCGTCCGGACCCTGCGCGACGACCCGGCCGACGCCGAGGTGCCCAGCCACCGCCTGCTGGTGCGCGCCGGCTACATCCGCCGCGCCGCGCCCGGCATCTACACCTGGCTGCCGCTGGGGCTGCGGGTGCTGCGCAACATCGAGGCGATCGTGCGCGAGGAGATGGACTCCATCGGCGCCCAGGAGCTCAGCTTCCCGGCGCTGCTGCCCCGCGAGCCCTACGAGGCCACCGGGCGCTGGACCGAGTACGGCGACGGGATCTTCCGGCTCAAGGACCGCAAGGACGCCGACTACCTGCTCGGGCCCACCCACGAGGAGATGTTCACCCTCGTGGTCAAGGACCTGTACAACTCCTACAAGGACCTGCCGCTCTCGATCTACCAGATCCAGACGAAGTACCGCGACGAGGCGCGCCCGCGCGCCGGGCTGCTGCGCGGGCGCGAGTTCACGATGAAGGACTCCTACTCCTTCGACGTCGACGACGCCGGCCTCGACGAGAGCTACCAGCTGCACCGCGACGCCTACGTGCGCATCTTCGACCGTCTCGGCTTCGAGTACGTCGTGGTGAAGGCGACGTCGGGCGCGATGGGCGGCTCCCGCTCGGAGGAGTTCCTGGCCAAGGCCGAGGTCGGCGAGGACACCTACGTCAGCTGCACGACCTGCGACTACGCCGCCAACGTCGAGGCCGTCGAGGTGCGGGCCCCCCAGCCCCTCGCGTACGACGACGCCCCGGCCGCCCACGCCGAGCAGACGCCCGCGACCCCCACCATCGAGACCCTCGTCGACCACCTCAACGCCGAGCACCCCCGCTCGGACCGGGCGTGGACGGCCGCCGACACCCTCAAGAACGTGCTGGTGCAGCTGCGCCACCCCACGGGCGAGCGCGAGGCGCTGGCCATCGGCGTGCCCGGTGACCGCGAGGTCGACCTCAAGCGGCTCGAGGGCCAGCTCGAGCCGATCGAGGTCGAGCCGATGGACGAGGTCACGCTCAAGGAGCACCCCGCGCTGGTCAAGGGCTACATCGGCCCCGGCGTGCTGGGCGAGGAGAGCGCCTCGGGCATCCGCTACCTGGTCGACCCCCGCGTGGTCGAGGGCACCCGCTGGGTCACCGGCGCCGACGTCGAGGGCAGCCACGTCCTCGACCTGGTGGCCGGGCGCGACTTCACCCCCGACGGCACCATCGAGGCCGCCGACGTGCGCGAGGGCGACTCGTGCCCGCGCTGCGACGACGGGACCCTGCAGACCTCGCGCGGCATCGAGATGGGCCACATCTTCCAGCTCGGGCGCAAGTACGCCGAGGCGCTCGACCTCAAGGTGCTCGACGAGAACGGCAAGCTGGTCACGGTCACGATGGGCTCCTACGGCATCGGCGTGACCCGCGCGGTCGCGGCGGTGGCCGAGGGCACCCTCGACGAGATCGGGCTGTCGTGGCCGCGCAACGTGGCGCCGGCCGACGTGCACCTGGTCGCGGCCGGCAAGGACGAGTCGATCCTCGCCGCCGCCGAGCGGATCGCCCACGAGCTGGCCGAGGCCGGCGTCGAGGTCCTGTACGACGACCGGGTCGGCAAGGTCAGCCCCGGCGTGAAGTTCAAGGACGCCGAGCTGATCGGCGTCCCGACCATCGTCGTGGTGGGCCGCGGACTGGCCGAGACCGGCGAGGTCGAGGTCAAGGACCGCCGGAGCGGGGAGAAGACCGCGGTCGCCGCCGACCACGTGGTCTCGCACCTGGTCGACCTCGTGCGCCGGTGA